One Tachysurus vachellii isolate PV-2020 chromosome 5, HZAU_Pvac_v1, whole genome shotgun sequence genomic window, GTACTGGTAGTACACAATACTACCATCTTGTAACTGTGTTTATCTTTAAATGTTGTTTGCACGTCTACAGAAATGCCATGCATAGACAGGATAGTTTGTATACATTACAACGTAATACAGGCTGGACTGCGCATGCGCAACATCACTACTCATAAGAGTGCAGCATCCCGATAATACACAATTCTGCAAAAATCCCATTGGTGGCGCTGTTGCACTTGTTCACACAGAAGTGCATAATCTGGACCAGACCGAAGTCTGTTAATGTGGATGCCAATACTGATGTCCATAAACTGATGCCCCTTTTTAGACAGGGACTACTACATCTgccatatatgtatataccgGTTTATACCAGTTTATACTTACACCCTGTTCTGGGGCTCTCTGTGCAGAAGCAGGTCTGCTACCTGAGGTGGTGATAAATCTCTCAAGGCTTTCTGCCATCCTTCAGGTAAAGTTTCCCACAGATTCTCACTGAAAAACTCCTGAGAATAAATAATACTGTTAAACAATGTTCCAAACACTGGAGGAATTATAAAGCTTAATCCCTGTAATGCCAACATCCCACATAGCTCTAACACTGGAGCTACATTTAGCAATAATATTTTGttcaaaatgattttaataagACTGGTTATAAATTGATTGATAATTACAATAATGTAAGAGTCGGATATGTGTTTATATCTCGAGAGGAACGATACAAGGCTCTTTGCTAAGACTTTCTGCTGCTGCTCTGAAAGTGTAACTGAAAACATTTCcacttcttctcttcttcttctattgctTTTTAATGAACGGAGTTTACATCAAGAATCTAGTTTAATATCCGAGAACCATAGCTCGAGTTGCTAAAACCACGGTTCAATCCGATATAGTGACCTAGTGGCTCAATCatgtgcactacatagtgtgtaGAAGGCTATGCTTTATACAAGACATGTAGTGCACTTATATCAAGAGTAAAGGCTTATTTGGGATTCGGCCTATAGAGAAGCCTGCCCTCCAACCCGGAAGTGTACTTTAGCCCGACTCGAGCACATGGAAAGAAAGGTACATTTAAAATAGCTaaattttatgtgtttattttattgtaaaacatAAAAAGTGAGGTAAATCGTTTAGCAGAAGCATGGGAGTTAAACACACAGAGTGCAATCGAAAGATTTGTTATCTAGAAAATTACCATTAGCTAATTTAGTTTGTTCTGTTTatactttgtttatttaactcTCTTACTTTATCTCTTTAAAACTAGCTAGTTAACTCTATGGTTTATAAAGGGCCAAGAACTAAAAACGTGTTGATGTTTCATTCAACTTTTACCAAAGTATTCATTATGTAATTACTTACTGTCTAATAAATCAATACTTATTGTGATGGAGTTCTGTCGAATTGTTCAGTTCTGATGTAACACCTGACACTTTTAAGGCTTTTAAGTTAACTTagttataatatacaatatttagtCTAACAAGTAGAACAAAATCAGTGATTTACAAGATAAGTAATTGTTTTTAAGTGGGTGGTTAAAGAGAATAGATAGAGGCAGCAGAAATAGAAAGCAGGTCAAAATCAACAAATGAATATACTTTTGGTAAAAGACAAGCGAGTAATACAACGACAATATATTAATGTTCACATGAACTACTTATTAACTTCTTATCAATATTGTATCGCTCTTTCCTTTCAAGATGCACAGGACATCCACATGCAAGGGCTAAATAAGCAGTTCAGATAAGCGTCACAGCTGGATATAACATCTCTACCCTGTAATGAACAGAACTTCTCAAAACACTGCAGTTATTCCTGTGGAATTTTGCTCTTTGTTCAACTATGTCCGAACTTACTCTTAACTTGAACTTCAGTGGCCCTGGCTATAACGAGAGCCAAGAGAAACCCAGTGGTAATGCCAGACACCAACAATTTCTTAGAAAGAGGCGCTACCTGGAACATAAGGGGTTTCTGAATAACAAGCAAAACAGAAATAACAGGCAAAAAGGAaaagacaaaagagagaaattgcaaaaagaaaggaaaagaaaggaccATGCACAAGCCAGTGCTGTTTTCCCCAAATTTACTACTCTAAAGCCAGAATTGTCCACAAATCCCTCCACTACCATGCAGGCCCACCATGGAAACTCTGCAACCATCAAGGAATTTTCAGTGCCTTTAAAGTCAACATCTAAAACAGGATCCAGCTCAGAGTTGCTCAACCCGTTGAAATATGTCGCCCTTGACTGTGAGATGGTAGGGACAGGTCTCAAAGGTCATTGCAGTGAACTGGCCCGCTGCAGCATAGTCTCCTATGATGGGGATGTAATTTATGACAAATTCATCAAGCCGGTTAATCCAGTCACAGATCTTCGCACTCGGTGGAGTGGAATAAGATGGCAAGATCTTCATAAAGCAACACCCTTCGAACAAGCCCAGAGAGAGGTAAAGAAGTAAAGCTTTGTTATATTTTCTTAATTGTATCATAATTGGCAACATGCAGTGCATTTCACCTAAATTGTTAAGCTGCAGAAAagtaattctaaataaatatttgcttaCAGATTTTAAACATCCT contains:
- the isg20l2 gene encoding interferon-stimulated 20 kDa exonuclease-like 2 codes for the protein MSELTLNLNFSGPGYNESQEKPSGNARHQQFLRKRRYLEHKGFLNNKQNRNNRQKGKDKREKLQKERKRKDHAQASAVFPKFTTLKPELSTNPSTTMQAHHGNSATIKEFSVPLKSTSKTGSSSELLNPLKYVALDCEMVGTGLKGHCSELARCSIVSYDGDVIYDKFIKPVNPVTDLRTRWSGIRWQDLHKATPFEQAQREILNILTGKVVVGHAIQNDFKVLKYSHPVHLLRDTSRIPILNQKAGLPENQPASLKTLTKLLLNKKIQTGKKGHSSVEDAKATMELYKTVAVEWERTLASTTF